Within Candidatus Thorarchaeota archaeon, the genomic segment ATAATCCGTCTTACTCCTGCCATGGCAGTCGGTACGATTGAGGATCTAGGGGTTGTGGATTCTGTTAAACGCGCATATCGACTCAGCGGACGAAACTTCTGGCATATCTTGGGAGGTATGATTCTTGTGTGGCTAGGAGTTGCATTACTGAACTTGGTCATTATGGCAATAGTGTCTCTGTTTGTGCCTAATTTCACATTGGCATCATCGATTGGAGGACTTGTTGGGGTTGCCTTGTTCTCTGCAATCGATATGATCTTTCAGACGGTCTTGTATCGCGATTTAGTTGCCAGAGCCAATGTGTTTGAGGAAACTTATTGGTGATTGTTGACGAGCCCTCTGATAGGGCTCGCTCTTTTCTTTTTTAGTTGGTTATTCGTCGTCCAAGATGCGTTCATACATCTGGACAAACATACCTTCATCTTGTTCGTACGGCTCGCCCCAAGGTCTGAATCCGAACTTGGCCATCAAGCGTTCACCTATTTTGCTTCCGACCAAGATATTGCAATAATTACGCCGTAATCCATGGGCACGTGCATATTCTGCAAACTGTAGATACATTGCAGAAGCGAGACCTGAGGCTCGACAGGAGCGACTAACTGTCTGATGTTCTCCATAGAGACCCTTGTCTGTGATTATGGCCTTGTAGACCCCAACGATCTTACCCTCGAGACGGGCTCCAAAATAGTGATATCCCGAATGCATCTCCTCTATAATCTGTTCCGGAGTGTACATTCGCTTTTTTCTCCATGATGTGGGGTATTCCTTCTGAAGCGGCCAGACCTCCTTGAACAGTTGTGAGATCTCCTCAGCATCCTCTTCTGTGAACTCTATGATCTTAATCTCTTCAGGTGCAAGCTCAGCCATAGATCATCCCATCAGTTTTGTGTGGTTTATGTTTGATTTGCACGAACAAATAAACGCCGCTCTCAGGGCTATTGGTGTGTTTTGGCCCAGTCAAAGGCCTCTTGAATGGGCGTACAGCCACCACATTTGTGGCAACCAGCCACTGTCTTATCAGGATTCAGATCATTGTCGTAGAGAATTCGTCCTACATTTTTGTAAAATGCTATGGCGCCCTCCAAGTCGGACACATAGGGAGGTATGTAGTTTGCGAGTTGGCTTCCATATGCTGGCCTAAACGGAGTGACGACAGTCATTATTCCCAATTCTGATAGCTCTTGGATAAATGATAATGTGGTTGCTTGATCTTCTCCTAGGCCATAGAGAAGAAAGGTGCTCACATTGCCTCGGTCAAAGTAATCAAGGGCTGTATCCCAAGCTTGGCGATAGAGGTTCAATGGACCGTACTCGTGTTTTCCGGGGCATACTCGTTTACGGACCTCATCATCGGCGCTCTCAATGTGGATCCCTACTGCATTTGCACCTGCAGTAGCAACATTCTCTATGTATCTCATTTCGGTTGGAGGTTCGAACTGCACCCCAATTGGAAGGTCCGAGACCTCACGGATTTTTTTAATTATTCTGACGAGTCTATTTGTCCCGACATCGGGGGCGTCTGGAGTACCAGTCGTGATCAGGATGTTCTTGATGACCCCTTCCCGCTCAGCAGCCATGACCACTTCCGCCACTTGTTCTGGTTGCTTGTCTAAGATTGTGTCACCCGCGTTTAACGAGACTGGGATTGTGCAGAATTTACACTGGCTTCCGTGGGCCCAATAGCGACAGGCCTGATACGCTGTCGTTGCAAGGGTCTCACTACCATGCAAGAGAGCTATCTTACGATACTCTATCCCATCCGCCGTCTTCATACCCAAAAACTTGGGTGTCGGCACTGCACGAAGCTCGACAGCCCCGTCGTATATCCATACTAGGGGATCCTCTGTCGGTTCCAATGTTGCAGAATGAAATACCTCTGCTTGTTTTCCGCTCCTGAGTGGTACTCCAACGGGACGCCCATTTGGAATGATGAAATATCGAGCACCCACTGGACCAGCGCCGCCTCGACGACCTTTGAGTTCCTTTTTGATCACGGTCGCACCCTGAGTGAGAAGCCGAATTTTCAGCCGAAGTAATTCTTCAGTGTTCATGATGCTCGGTCCCCTGTCACATTTTGGCTTAATCTATGCTCCTTTTGTGGCCATCTGCAAGCATCAGGTATTCGGGAAGATCAAGGACCTTGATCTGGTCCTGTGCCTGTGACTTTAGCATGTTCTTGCAAAATGGGCACGCTGTCACAAGATAGTCCGCGCCAGTACGAAGTGACTGCTCAATACGTTCACGGCCAATCTTTCGAGACTGTTCGGGAAACAGAGTCCTGAGACCTGCTCCATTACCACAACACATCGCATTCTCACGTGATCGCTCCATCTCTACTAATGGCGTTTCAGCGACCCGATCGATGACTCGTCGAGGTTCATCATAGATGCCACTGTGGCGCCCCAGATGGCAAGGGTCGTGGTATGTCACAGTTCCCTTGACCCCAGTGGGAAGGTCCTTCAGTTGAGAATCAAGAAATTGAGTGATATGGACAACGGGTTTGTTCAGAGTCAGTCCAAGCTCGGGATAGTCTTCTGTCAGTGTGCGATAACAACCCGGACAGGTCACCATGATTGTTTCCGCATCCAATGCATTTAGCACTTCGACATTATGGTTTGCGGTTTCACGCGCCTCTTCCACAAAGCCTGTTCGTAAGAGCGGTGAACCGCAACACCACTCATCAGGAGTGATCGTGACGCTATACCCAAGTCGCTCAAGCAACTGGATGGTGCTCTCTGCAATCTCCTTTTCTCTATAAGCTGTAGTGCAACCAGTAAAGTAGATGACACGTTTCTCTCCTGTTCTGGTGGTCTTAAGCCACGAATTGCGATTGTTGTGATCCTCCCCATAGGGATTGTGATGCTCATGAATGGATGTGGCAATCTCAGTCAGGCGTTCTGGGGCTCGGCCCTCTTCAACGATTCGCGCACGAACGATCTCAACAATTGACGCGATATCAATACCCGGTACGCACCACGTCAGGCAGGCACTGCACTCTAGGCACTGATAGAGCACTTCGATACCTCTTTCGTCAAGTGGCCGTACTCCTGTGAGGTCCTGATGGATAAGGAGTGCCCGTCCGTGAGGCGTCGGGCTGTCAGATCTCCATGCGAAGAATGTGGGGCAGACATGCCGACACATCTTTGGGCAGGATGCGCACATCCGCACCTGTTCTGCTATATTCTCAGGTTTCATCGGTCACGCACCTCCAGACCAAGTTTGCCGGGATTCATGATTCCGTTCGGGTCGAGAACAGCCTTGATCTTTCTGAGGACTTCCATTCCCGAACCGAGTTCATCTTCTGTATAGGTACTTCGACTAAGGCCTACTCCATGTTGGTGGCTCATGGTCCCACCCGCCGCGAGACACGCCTTGACCCCATCATCCCAGATTTTCTTGTAGGCTGCCCAAGACGAATCTGCCTCCTCCCTTGCAAGAAAGAAGATCATGTAGATACTTCCGCCATGTGGGTACATATGGGAGAAATGAGCCAAAATTATTGCATCATTTTCCTCCATTACCTGCTTCATCGAGTGATAGACCTGCTCAAGTTTATCGTAGGTGGCGACGACATCAATAGTATCTCCAATGGCATAGCCCGCCGTAGTGAACTTGGACGGATAGTACATATCATATCGATGTTCCCACCATCTTTTAGAGGGGCCCTCACCAAAGTCCTTTCCTCCATGTCCAAGACAGATCTCCGCTGCTACACGTTCGTCCAACTCAACCCGCTCAGGGCTGCCGTCAAA encodes:
- a CDS encoding GNAT family N-acetyltransferase: MAELAPEEIKIIEFTEEDAEEISQLFKEVWPLQKEYPTSWRKKRMYTPEQIIEEMHSGYHYFGARLEGKIVGVYKAIITDKGLYGEHQTVSRSCRASGLASAMYLQFAEYARAHGLRRNYCNILVGSKIGERLMAKFGFRPWGEPYEQDEGMFVQMYERILDDE
- a CDS encoding radical SAM protein; translation: MNTEELLRLKIRLLTQGATVIKKELKGRRGGAGPVGARYFIIPNGRPVGVPLRSGKQAEVFHSATLEPTEDPLVWIYDGAVELRAVPTPKFLGMKTADGIEYRKIALLHGSETLATTAYQACRYWAHGSQCKFCTIPVSLNAGDTILDKQPEQVAEVVMAAEREGVIKNILITTGTPDAPDVGTNRLVRIIKKIREVSDLPIGVQFEPPTEMRYIENVATAGANAVGIHIESADDEVRKRVCPGKHEYGPLNLYRQAWDTALDYFDRGNVSTFLLYGLGEDQATTLSFIQELSELGIMTVVTPFRPAYGSQLANYIPPYVSDLEGAIAFYKNVGRILYDNDLNPDKTVAGCHKCGGCTPIQEAFDWAKTHQ
- a CDS encoding (Fe-S)-binding protein; translation: MKPENIAEQVRMCASCPKMCRHVCPTFFAWRSDSPTPHGRALLIHQDLTGVRPLDERGIEVLYQCLECSACLTWCVPGIDIASIVEIVRARIVEEGRAPERLTEIATSIHEHHNPYGEDHNNRNSWLKTTRTGEKRVIYFTGCTTAYREKEIAESTIQLLERLGYSVTITPDEWCCGSPLLRTGFVEEARETANHNVEVLNALDAETIMVTCPGCYRTLTEDYPELGLTLNKPVVHITQFLDSQLKDLPTGVKGTVTYHDPCHLGRHSGIYDEPRRVIDRVAETPLVEMERSRENAMCCGNGAGLRTLFPEQSRKIGRERIEQSLRTGADYLVTACPFCKNMLKSQAQDQIKVLDLPEYLMLADGHKRSID